A single window of Kitasatospora sp. HUAS MG31 DNA harbors:
- a CDS encoding FadR/GntR family transcriptional regulator, with translation MEIQGLPGRVLAEIGPAIASGEIAEGAVLRAEELEERFGVSRTVVREAVRILESMRMVEPRRRVGITVLPRSSWDVFDPMVIRWRLAGAGRSAQLRSLGSLREAVEPAAAALAAQHASDDDRRELGALAVELTVTARAADLESFLRHDIAFHAAVLRASGNEMFAHLKDTVGAVLTGRTEHHLMPRRPREYAVRLHREVADAICAGDAEAAERAMRTIVVGALGELDATLD, from the coding sequence ATGGAGATCCAAGGGCTGCCCGGGCGGGTGCTCGCCGAGATCGGGCCCGCCATCGCCTCCGGGGAGATCGCGGAGGGGGCGGTGCTCCGGGCGGAGGAGCTGGAGGAGCGGTTCGGGGTGTCCCGGACGGTGGTGCGGGAGGCGGTCCGGATCCTGGAGTCGATGCGGATGGTCGAGCCGCGCCGCCGGGTGGGCATCACGGTGCTGCCGCGGTCCAGCTGGGACGTCTTCGACCCGATGGTGATCCGCTGGCGGCTGGCCGGCGCGGGCCGGTCGGCACAGCTGCGGTCGCTGGGTTCGCTGCGGGAGGCGGTGGAGCCGGCGGCGGCCGCACTGGCCGCGCAGCACGCCTCGGACGACGACCGCCGTGAACTCGGCGCGCTGGCTGTGGAGTTGACGGTCACTGCGCGGGCGGCCGACCTGGAGTCGTTCCTCCGGCACGACATCGCCTTCCACGCGGCGGTGCTGCGGGCCTCCGGCAACGAGATGTTCGCGCACCTCAAGGACACCGTCGGCGCCGTGCTGACCGGCCGGACGGAGCATCACCTGATGCCCCGCCGGCCGCGCGAGTACGCCGTCCGGCTGCACCGCGAGGTGGCCGACGCGATCTGCGCGGGCGACGCGGAGGCGGCCGAACGGGCGATGCGCACGATCGTCGTGGGGGCGCTCGGCGAGCTGGACGCGACCCTGGACTGA
- a CDS encoding ArsR/SmtB family transcription factor — translation MTTTATPHGRSAVLPEPAPHEIRLECVLHALADPVRLRIVADLAAAEGELNCLAIDVPVTKSTSTHHFRVLREAGVIRQVRRGTSKMNSLRREELGALFPGLLDSVIAGAARQRGDAGDAGEHEDAGERHLEEA, via the coding sequence GTGACGACCACAGCCACCCCGCACGGGAGATCCGCCGTCCTGCCGGAGCCGGCACCGCACGAGATCCGGCTGGAGTGCGTCCTGCACGCGCTCGCCGACCCGGTGCGGCTGCGGATCGTCGCGGACCTGGCCGCCGCCGAGGGCGAGCTGAACTGCCTGGCCATCGACGTGCCGGTGACCAAGTCCACCAGCACGCACCACTTCCGGGTGCTCCGGGAGGCCGGGGTGATCCGGCAGGTGCGGCGGGGCACCTCGAAGATGAACTCGCTGCGCCGCGAGGAACTGGGCGCACTGTTCCCCGGACTGCTGGACAGCGTGATCGCGGGCGCGGCCCGACAGCGCGGGGACGCCGGGGACGCCGGGGAGCACGAGGACGCCGGGGAGCGCCACCTGGAGGAGGCGTAG
- a CDS encoding gluconokinase: MALSVENQPPVVVVMGVSGVGKTTVAQLLADRLGVPCAEADDFHPPANIAKMSAGIPLDDADRLPWLQAIGGWLAERKAAGTGGVVTCSALKRRYRDTLRAYCPDTFFLHLSGTPGLVGDRLSHRTGHFMPRSLLDSQYAALEPLGPDERGTVLDVGPAPRALADRAADLLRPTEPR, from the coding sequence ATGGCTCTCAGCGTCGAGAACCAGCCGCCCGTCGTCGTCGTGATGGGCGTCTCGGGCGTCGGCAAGACCACCGTCGCCCAGCTGCTCGCGGACCGCCTCGGCGTTCCCTGTGCCGAGGCCGACGACTTCCACCCGCCGGCCAACATCGCCAAGATGAGCGCCGGCATCCCCCTGGACGACGCGGACCGCCTGCCCTGGCTGCAGGCGATCGGCGGCTGGCTCGCCGAACGGAAGGCCGCCGGCACCGGGGGAGTGGTCACCTGCTCCGCGCTGAAGCGGCGGTACCGCGACACCCTGCGCGCCTACTGCCCGGACACGTTCTTCCTGCACCTCAGCGGCACCCCGGGCCTCGTCGGCGACCGGCTCTCGCACCGTACGGGCCACTTCATGCCCCGCTCCCTGCTCGACTCCCAGTACGCCGCGCTGGAACCCCTCGGACCCGACGAGCGGGGCACCGTCCTGGACGTCGGCCCCGCCCCGCGCGCCCTCGCCGACCGGGCGGCCGACCTGCTCCGCCCCACCGAACCCCGGTAA
- a CDS encoding SSI family serine proteinase inhibitor, whose amino-acid sequence MRTLLAATAAAALLVLGHAAAPASATTLPVPDLPGPEPVTTPVAVPVPAPVQLPAPAVLPGRGGSRLTLSIEDHDGLREIALVCPAADGSAHPHAEAACEELAAADGDPGRMATREVLCTMMHRPVTARAEGSWLGRPVSWRHGYTNACAMHAATGTVFDF is encoded by the coding sequence ATGCGCACCCTGCTCGCCGCCACGGCCGCGGCCGCCCTGCTCGTCCTCGGCCACGCCGCCGCCCCGGCCTCCGCCACCACGCTGCCGGTACCCGACCTGCCGGGGCCCGAGCCGGTGACGACCCCCGTCGCGGTTCCCGTCCCCGCCCCGGTCCAGCTGCCCGCCCCGGCGGTCCTGCCCGGGCGGGGCGGCTCGCGGCTCACCCTGTCGATCGAGGACCACGACGGCCTCCGCGAGATCGCGCTGGTCTGCCCGGCCGCGGACGGCTCCGCCCATCCGCACGCGGAGGCGGCCTGCGAGGAGCTGGCAGCGGCGGACGGGGATCCGGGGCGGATGGCGACCCGGGAGGTGCTCTGCACGATGATGCACCGGCCGGTCACCGCCCGCGCCGAAGGCAGCTGGCTCGGGCGGCCGGTCTCCTGGCGGCACGGCTACACCAACGCGTGTGCCATGCACGCGGCCACGGGGACGGTCTTCGACTTCTGA
- a CDS encoding NADH:flavin oxidoreductase/NADH oxidase has product MSALFEPITLRSLTIPNRVWLSPMCMYSAAPDGPLEGVATDFHLAHLGARAAGGAGLVMVEATGVRPDGRITPYDLGLWNDRQRDELARVAALISAHGSVPGIQLAHAGRKASSAQPWSGSVPVSPAEGGWPVVGPSPVPFGDKPVPHELSTAEIREVVAAFAAAAERALAAGFKVAEVHGAHGYLIHSFLSPASNRRTDEYGGDFAGRSRLALEVATAVRAVWPEDLPVFFRVSATDWLPDEPSWTVEESVQLAKELAAVGIDLVDVSSGGISPDARVATGPGYQVPFAAEVRAGSGLPVSSVGMISEPAQAEEILTSGRADAVMLGRELLRDPYWPLHAARELDAERRWPVQYGYAVGTRG; this is encoded by the coding sequence GTGAGTGCCCTGTTCGAGCCGATCACCCTCCGCTCGCTGACCATTCCCAACCGGGTCTGGCTCAGCCCGATGTGCATGTACTCGGCGGCCCCCGACGGGCCGCTGGAGGGTGTCGCCACCGACTTCCACCTCGCGCACCTGGGGGCCAGGGCCGCGGGCGGCGCCGGTCTGGTGATGGTCGAGGCGACCGGCGTCCGCCCGGACGGCCGGATCACCCCGTACGACCTCGGGCTGTGGAACGACCGGCAGCGCGACGAGCTCGCCCGGGTCGCGGCTCTGATCTCCGCGCACGGCTCGGTTCCGGGGATCCAGCTGGCCCATGCCGGGCGGAAGGCCTCCTCGGCGCAGCCGTGGAGCGGGTCCGTTCCGGTGTCGCCCGCCGAGGGCGGCTGGCCGGTGGTCGGCCCCTCGCCGGTGCCGTTCGGCGACAAGCCGGTGCCGCACGAGCTGAGCACGGCGGAGATCCGCGAGGTGGTGGCGGCCTTCGCGGCCGCGGCCGAGCGGGCGCTGGCGGCGGGCTTCAAGGTCGCCGAGGTGCACGGCGCCCACGGCTACCTGATCCACTCCTTCCTGTCCCCGGCCTCCAACCGGCGCACGGACGAGTACGGAGGGGACTTCGCCGGGCGCTCGCGCCTGGCGCTGGAGGTCGCCACCGCGGTCCGGGCGGTGTGGCCCGAGGACCTGCCGGTGTTCTTCCGGGTCTCGGCCACCGACTGGCTCCCGGACGAGCCGAGCTGGACCGTCGAGGAGTCCGTGCAGCTGGCCAAGGAGCTGGCGGCCGTGGGCATCGACCTGGTCGACGTCTCCAGCGGCGGCATCTCGCCGGACGCCCGGGTCGCCACCGGGCCGGGCTACCAGGTGCCCTTCGCCGCCGAGGTCCGCGCCGGCTCCGGGCTCCCGGTGAGCAGCGTCGGCATGATCTCCGAGCCCGCCCAGGCCGAGGAGATCCTCACCTCCGGGCGGGCGGACGCCGTGATGCTCGGCCGCGAACTGCTGCGCGACCCGTACTGGCCGCTGCACGCCGCCCGCGAACTCGACGCCGAGCGCCGCTGGCCGGTCCAGTACGGCTACGCGGTCGGCACGCGCGGCTGA
- a CDS encoding gluconate:H+ symporter — protein MTVPLLLAAGAPALPHTDSDARLLLAVLLSIGAIVLLITRLKLHPFLALTLGSLLLAAVAGAPFDKLLTSFSTGFGATVAGVGLLIGLGAMLGKLLADSGGANIIADTVLRRSGTRTLPWAMALIAAVLGLPLFFEVGVVLLIPIVLLVARRGSLPLMRLGIPALAGLSVLHGLVPPHPGPLVAVDALKADLGITLAFGLLIAVPTVIVAGPLFARVAERWVGPLEVPAGPDTPDTPDTPETATTHRTTPRFGAVLATILLPVVLMLGKALADVVIDDPKALPQRILDFIGSPLIALLAATLLGMLTLGRAAGFDRDRISATVAASLGPIAGIVFIVGAGGGFKQTLIDVGVGNAVSEWSAKWHIPALLLGWLIAVLIRLATGSATVATITAAGIVAPLAAGMSSTHAALMVLAIGAGSLFFSHVNDAGFWLVKEYFGMSVGQTIKSWSVMETVISVVAIALILPLSLVV, from the coding sequence GTGACCGTTCCCCTCCTGCTCGCAGCCGGCGCACCGGCCCTCCCGCACACCGACAGCGACGCCCGGCTGCTGCTCGCCGTGCTGCTCAGCATCGGCGCGATCGTGCTGCTGATCACCCGGCTCAAGCTGCACCCCTTCCTCGCCCTGACCCTCGGCTCCCTGCTGCTCGCCGCCGTGGCCGGTGCCCCCTTCGACAAGCTGCTGACCAGCTTCTCCACCGGCTTCGGGGCGACCGTCGCCGGTGTCGGCCTGCTGATCGGGCTCGGCGCGATGCTCGGGAAGCTGCTCGCCGACTCCGGCGGGGCGAACATCATCGCCGACACCGTGCTGCGCCGGTCCGGCACGCGGACCCTGCCCTGGGCGATGGCCCTGATCGCGGCGGTGCTGGGCCTGCCGCTGTTCTTCGAGGTCGGCGTGGTGCTGCTGATCCCGATCGTGCTGCTGGTCGCCCGGCGCGGCTCGCTCCCGCTGATGCGGCTCGGCATCCCGGCGCTGGCCGGCCTGTCCGTCCTGCACGGCCTGGTGCCCCCGCACCCGGGTCCGCTGGTTGCGGTGGACGCGCTCAAGGCCGACCTCGGCATCACCCTGGCCTTCGGTCTGCTGATCGCCGTCCCCACCGTGATCGTCGCCGGACCCCTGTTCGCCCGGGTCGCCGAGCGCTGGGTCGGCCCGCTGGAGGTCCCCGCCGGCCCCGATACCCCGGACACCCCGGACACCCCTGAAACCGCCACCACCCACCGGACCACCCCCCGCTTCGGCGCCGTCCTCGCCACCATCCTGCTGCCCGTGGTGCTGATGCTCGGCAAGGCGCTGGCCGACGTGGTGATCGACGACCCGAAGGCGCTGCCCCAGCGGATCCTCGACTTCATAGGCTCGCCGCTGATCGCGCTGCTCGCCGCCACCCTGCTCGGCATGCTCACCCTCGGCCGGGCGGCCGGCTTCGACCGGGACCGCATCTCCGCCACCGTCGCCGCCTCGCTCGGGCCGATCGCCGGGATCGTCTTCATCGTCGGCGCCGGCGGCGGTTTCAAGCAGACCCTGATCGACGTCGGCGTGGGCAACGCGGTCAGCGAGTGGTCCGCGAAGTGGCACATCCCGGCCCTGCTGCTGGGCTGGCTGATCGCCGTCCTGATCCGCCTCGCCACCGGCTCGGCCACGGTCGCCACCATCACCGCCGCCGGCATCGTGGCCCCGCTCGCCGCCGGGATGTCCAGCACCCACGCGGCCCTGATGGTCCTCGCCATCGGCGCCGGCTCGCTCTTCTTCTCCCACGTCAACGACGCCGGGTTCTGGCTGGTCAAGGAGTACTTCGGGATGAGCGTCGGCCAGACGATCAAGTCCTGGTCGGTCATGGAGACGGTCATCTCGGTGGTCGCGATCGCCCTGATCCTCCCCCTCAGCCTGGTCGTCTAG